In Pochonia chlamydosporia 170 chromosome Unknown PCv3seq00009, whole genome shotgun sequence, a genomic segment contains:
- a CDS encoding ankyrin repeats (3 copies) domain-containing protein, whose translation MLTDLPPELLLSIADFLTRRRDINALAQTNTSLYKTLDPFLYRRDVQLLHDSALLWGIWKGPLQTIAKSIVAGADIHTRGAYRRGALAEAAVEPNYAAAKLLLAVPGIDVNRADERFGRSALSWACERGTEDIVKLLLSAPDIDVLSVDAQGQTPLSRACYRGHEGIVKLLLNIPGIEKICNLSDKDRQTPLTLALMQARHHIVRLLVQHPLIDLNSPGNEHGPPIYTAIYVERGMLPVFLEGEGIDLNTRNADGQPPLCYAAKYGRGDEVKNLLGTGMVQVNEACDLGQTALHYAAKYGREDEIRILCEAGADLGARDAEGRTPVEVAVEARKNDVVKLLMEFM comes from the coding sequence atgttGACCGACCTCCCACCAGAACTCCTCCTCTCGATAGCCGACTTCCTCACCCGCCGTCGGGACATCAATGCCCTAGCCCAGACCAACACATCGCTCTACAAAACACTGGACCCGTTCCTATACCGCCGCGACGTCCAGCTGCTCCACGACTCCGCCCTCCTCTGGGGCATATGGAAAGGTCCCCTGCAAACGATAGCTAAATCCATCGTAGCCGGCGCGGATATTCACACCCGCGGTGCGTACCGTCGCGGCGCACTTGCAGAAGCAGCCGTCGAGCCAAACTACGCTGCGGCGAAGCTGCTCCTCGCGGTACCGGGCATAGACGTCAACCGCGCAGACGAACGGTTCGGTCGATCCGCACTATCATGGGCGTGTGAGCGAGGCACCGAAGATATCGTCAAGCTGTTACTCTCCGCACCAGATATCGATGTCCTGTCTGTAGATGCGCAGGGCCAAACACCGCTCTCACGAGCATGTTACCGCGGCCACGAAGGCATCGTCAAATTACTCCTCAACATACCAGGCATCGAAAAGATTTGCAATCTCAGCGACAAAGACAGACAGACGCCTCTCACACTAGCTTTGATGCAGGCCCGTCACCACATCGTCAGATTACTCGTCCAACACCCTCTCATCGACTTGAATTCACCGGGGAATGAGCACGGCCCGCCGATATACACGGCCATATACGTCGAGAGGGGCATGCTGCCTGTATTCCTGGAGGGAGAGGGCATCGATCTGAATACCAGAAACGCAGACGGCCAGCCGCCGCTGTGTTATGCCGCCAAGTACGGGAGGGGCGATGAGGTCAAGAACTTGCTGGGCACGGGGATGGTGCAGGTGAATGAGGCGTGTGATCTGGGACAGACGGCGCTGCATTATGCGGCCAAGTATGGGCGGGAGGATGAGATTCGGATCCTGTGTGAGGCGGGTGCTGATTTGGGCGCGAGGGATGCGGAGGGTCGGACGCCGGTTGAGGTGGCGGttgaggcgaggaagaatgatgtggtgaagttgttgatggagtttATGTAG
- a CDS encoding acetyltransferase (similar to Colletotrichum fioriniae PJ7 XP_007603182.1) codes for MEPPSPPGTLILRAQTPDIPPIQRITTAAYTKYITRIGKPPAPMTANYTTLLTTHDVFVLRPSEHEQEPLVGSIVLRAEESKMHVNNLVVDPDAQGRGYGRILLNCAEDWARMKGCEEMALFTNVKMFENFGLYAKMGYEEVERRTEDGFERVYFRKRL; via the coding sequence atGGAACCCCCCTCACCCCCCGGAACACTCATCCTCCGCGCCCAAACGCCCGACATCCCACCCATCCAACGcatcaccaccgccgcctaCACAAAATACATCACCCGCATCGGCAAACCCCCCGCGCCCATGACCGCAAACTAcaccaccctcctcaccacaCACGACGTCTTCGTCCTACGACCCAGCGAACACGAACAAGAACCTCTCGTCGGCTCAATCGTCCTACGTGCAGAGGAAAGCAAAATGCACGTGAATAACCTGGTTGTTGACCCGGATGCGCAGGGTAGGGGGTACGGGAGAATCCTCCTCAATTGCGCGGAGGACTGGGCTAGGATGAAGGGGTGTGAGGAGATGGCGCTGTTTACGAATGTCAAGATGTTTGAGAATTTTGGACTGTATGCCAAGATGGGGTATGAGGAGGTGGAGAGACGGACGGAGGATGGGTTCGAGAGGGTGTATTTTCGGAAACGGTTGTAG
- a CDS encoding DNA replication licensing factor mcm2 (similar to Aspergillus terreus NIH2624 XP_001213209.1), producing MSSPLHDNPTSGNRGANPRSSRKRSRTGGDDATSSVGPGSSPMPSSPPAPFNIEHGVEDDDEVEEEAEIQDDIDDLDEMADDDVDLFREGFEADYRSREDDAYERMGLDDDGDFDDMDLGDRRRLEAQLNRRDKEVARRQRIPAAFLPGDDDDGEIDLTAQPHRRRHHYDEDPDDAMDADIMDEELSLEALGDVKAANLTEWVSQPPVQRTVKREFKAFLTSYTDASGSSVYGNRIRTLGEINAESLEVSYEHLSESKAILAYFLANAPAEMLKLFDEVAMDVVLLHYPDYERIHSEIHVRVFDLPVHYTLRQLRQSHLNCLVRVSGVVTRRSGVFPQLKYVKFDCTKCGVTLGPFQQESNVEVKITYCQSCQSRGPFTLNSEKTVYRNYQKLTLQESPGTVPAGRLPRTREVILLWDLIDKAKPGEEIEVTGIYRNNYDAQLNNRNGFPVFATILEANNVIKSHDQLAGFRMTEEDEHEIRKLARDPNIVDKIVNSMAPSIYGHTDIKTAVALSLFGGVAKKTKGEHHIRGDINVLLLGDPGTAKSQVLKYVEKTAHRAVFATGQGASAVGLTASVRRDPLTSEWTLEGGALVLADRGTCLIDEFDKMNDQDRTSIHEAMEQQTISISKAGIVTTLQARCGIIAAANPQGGRYNSTQPFSQNVNLTEPILSRFDILCVVRDTVEPEEDERLARFIVGSHSRSHGRQQTQDSMQVEHDSLQTDTQGSSSSTKKEGEIPQELLRKYILYARERCNPKLYHMDEDKVARLFADMRRESLATGAYPITVRHLEAIIRISEAFCRMRLSEYCSAQDIDRAIAVTVESFVGSQKLSCKKALARAFAKYTLTRPGASQRRGAQRRTATASA from the exons ATGAG CTCTCCTCTTCACGATAACCCGACCTCGGGCAACCGTGGTGCCAATCCACGGTCGAGCCGCAAACGCTCGCGAACcggtggcgatgatgccacATCCTCTGTTGGGCCAGGCTCAAGTCCTATGCCCTCATCACCCCCGGCCCCCTTTAACATTGAGCACGGTGtcgaggacgatgatgaagttgaggaggaggctgagaTCCAAGACGACATTGACGACCTCGATGAAatggccgacgacgatgtCGATCTGTTCCGCGAGGGCTTTGAAGCGGATTACAGATCGCGTGAAGACGATGCATACGAAAGAATGGgccttgatgatgatggtgattttgacgacatggaccTGGGCGACAGACGGAGACTTGAAGCACAGCTGAATCGACGAGACAAAGAAGTTGCCCGTCGACAGCGCATTCCCGCAGCTTTCCTCccaggtgatgatgatgacggtgaAATCGACCTAACCGCTCAACCACATCGACGGCGTCACCACTATGACGAAGACCCAGAcgatgccatggatgctgaTATTATGGACGAAGAGCTCTCacttgaagctcttggcgatgtcaaggctgccaaTCTGACTGAGTGGGTATCGCAACCCCCTGTTCAGAGGACAGTCAAGCGCGAATTCAAGGCATTCCTCACCTCATACACTGATGCCTCTGGCTCCTCCGTCTATGGTAACCGCATTCGAACGCTTGGTGAGATTAACGCTGAGTCACTCGAGGTCTCTTATGAGCATCTCTCAGAAAGCAAGGCCATTCTGGCGTACTTCTTGGCAAATGCCCCCGCCGAAATGCTCAAGCTATTCGACGAAGTTGCCATGGACGTTGTCCTCCTGCACTATCCCGATTACGAGCGTATTCACTCCGAGATTCACGTCCGCGTCTTTGACCTCCCTGTGCACTATACCCTCCGCCAACTGCGTCAGTCACACCTGAACTGTCTTGTTCGTGTCAGCGGTGTCGTCACCCGACGAAGTGGCGTCTTTCCTCAGCTTAAGTATGTCAAGTTTGATTGCACCAAGTGTGGTGTTACGCTTGGACCTTTCCAACAGGAATCCAACGTTGAAGTCAAAATCACCTATTGCCAGAGCTGTCAATCTAGGGGCCCTTTCACATTAAACTCGGAAAAGACTGTCTACCGCAACTACCAGAAATTGACACTGCAGGAGTCCCCTGGCACGGTCCCAGCTGGTCGCTTGCCACGAACGCGTGAAGTCATTTTACTGTGGGATCTCATCGACAAGGCGAAACCtggtgaagaaattgaagTCACTGGCATCTACCGAAACAACTACGACGCGCAGCTCAACAACAGAAATGGATTCCCCGTTTTTGCGACGATTCTGGAAGCAAATAATGTCATCAAGTCTCACGACCAGCTTGCTGGGTTCCGTATGAcggaggaagatgagcaCGAGATTCGTAAGCTCGCGCGGGATCCTAACATCgtggacaagattgtcaaCTCCATGGCGCCCAGCATCTACGGCCACACCGACATCAAGACTGCAGTGGCCCTCTCGCTCTTTGGAGGTGtcgccaagaagacaaaggGCGAGCACCATATCCGTGGCGACATCAACGTACTCCTTCTTGGTGACCCTGGTACCGCCAAGTCCCAGGTGCTCAAGTAcgttgagaagacggcgCACCGAGCCGTGTTTGCAACGGGCCAGGGCGCAAGTGCTGTTGGTCTTACAGCTAGTGTGCGTCGTGATCCATTGACCAGCGAATGGACCCTCGAAGGCGGTGCTTTGGTGCTGGCAGATCGTGGCACCTGCTTgattgacgagtttgacaagATGAATGACCAAGATCGAACATCTATCCACGAAGCTATGGAGCAGCagaccatctccatctccaaagCGGGTATTGTGACGACTCTGCAGGCTCGATGCGGAATCATTGCGGCTGCCAATCCCCAGGGTGGCCGTTACAACTCTACTCAGCCGTTCTCACAAAACGTCAACCTCACTGAACCCATTCTGTCGCGTTTCGATATTCTCTGCGTTGTCCGTGATACTGTTGAACCTGAAGAGGATGAGCGCCTCGCTCGTTTCATTGTCGGCTCCCACAGCCGCAGCCACGGCCGCCAACAAACGCAGGACTCAATGCAAGTTGAGCATGACAGTCTGCAGACCGACACGCAGggctcatcttcatcaacaaagaaGGAGGGTGAGATTCCGCAAGAATTGCTCCGAAAGTACATTCTCTACGCCCGAGAGCGATGCAACCCCAAGCTGTACCACATGGATGAGGACAAGGTCGCTCGTTTGTTTGCCGATATGCGAAGAGAATCACTAGCCACGGGTGCCTATCCCATTACC GTGCGTCATCTGGAAGCCATCATTCGCATCAGCGAAGCTTTCTGCAGGATGCGTCTGTCAGAATACTGCTCCGCGCAAGATATTGACCGTGCGATTGCTGTGACGGTGGAGAGTTTCGTGGGCAGCCAGAAACTCAGCTGCAAGAAGGCTTTGGCTCGTGCATTTGCCAAGTATACACTTACAAGACCGGGTGCGAGCCAGAGGAGAGGTGCACAGAGAAGAACTGCCACTGCTTCAGCATGA
- a CDS encoding metaphase-anaphase transition protein (Mlo2) (similar to Aspergillus flavus NRRL3357 XP_002376003.1) has protein sequence MSADPPQSNAMTARSNSFSQQSQASDDSQTAAEFLRDQELLEADAREALPYSIESCTKILGPLRQNVFACLTCNPATTDLSEWKPAGICYACSVQCHGEHTLVEIFQKRNFTCDCGTKRIPATSPCTRRTNEETNTKGNVHSEEPDANNKYNQNFRNIFCGCECDYDPFQQKGTMFQCLGLGTHESGGCGEDWYHPGCLVGMGPKWFEKMAAKRKTSVNGTNGAALATISEGNEDQPDAPVNNPDVAVVDDEEEPPMPPGFPDEDDFEGFLCYKCVDANPWIKSYAGTSSFLPAVFLNPPNSNETKPEVKQEESTSKKRKAEDAEEEAVEPKRVKSDTEAEGSTEAKPDPTTENTDSAPKSTKTDDSQLGCKLPNLPTAPSGQFSLFFKEGFRDQLCRCSDCFRIINQHPQLLEEEEVYEPPISEEGGSEHGASTHGSGSLLERGESALRNVDRVRAIEGVMAYNHLKERLKPFFQQFAESGKAVGAEDIKAYFAKLRGDEQGIKEAGQAAADSKDGEGGGGGRQEQSGY, from the exons ATGTCAGCAGATCCCCCACAAAGCAATGCCATGACCGCGCGCAGCAACAGCTTTTCCCAGCAATCGCAAGCATCCGACGATTCACAAACTGCAGCAGA GTTTCTTCGCGATCAAGAGCTCCTTGAAGCAGATGCGCGTGAAGCACTACCATAT AGTATAGAGAGCTGCACCAAGATTCTCGGGCCGCTTCGACAAAATGTCTTTGCCTGCCTAACATGCAATCCCGCTACCACAGACCTATCCGAGTGGAAGCCCGCTGGCATATGCTATGCTTGTTCCGTGCAATGCCATGGTGAGCACACACTGGTGGAGATCTTTCAGAAACGAAACTTTACATGTGACTGCGGCACCAAGAGGATTCCGGCGACAAGTCCATGCACCCGGCGAACGAACGAAGAGACCAACACAAAGGGCAACGTGCATTCAGAGGAACCagacgccaacaacaaatACAACCAGAACTTTCGCAATATTTTCTGCGGCTGTGAATGCGACTATGATCCGTTTCAGCAAAAAGGCACAATGTTCCAGTGTCTGGGACTGGGGACTCATGAGTCGGGAGGGTGCGGCGAGGACTGGTACCACCCTGGGTGTCTGGTAGGGATGGGTCCCAAGTGGTTCGAAaagatggcggccaagaGGAAGACGTCTGTGAATGGGACGAACGGTGCTGCATTGGCCACGATTTCAGAGGGTAATGAGGATCAACCAGATGCCCCAGTCAACAATCCAGATGTGGCCGTGGtagacgacgaggaagaacCGCCCATGCCGCCCGGGTTTCCCGATGAAGACGACTTTGAGGGGTTCCTATGTTACAAGTGTGTAGATGCGAACCCCTGGATCAAATCCTACGCCGGTACATCCTCGTTTTTACCCGCCGTCTTCCTCAATCCGCCCAACAGCAATGAAACGAAGCCAGAAGTCAAACAAGAAGAATCCACGTCCAAGAAACGCAAGGCCGAGGAtgcagaagaagaggcagTTGAACCAAAGCGCGTCAAGAGCGACACCGAAGCAGAGGGATCGACCGAAGCCAAACCTGATCCCACCACTGAAAACACAGACTCTGCCCCAAAAAGCACCAAGACAGACGACAGCCAGCTAGGCTGCAAACTACCCAACCTACCAACAGCCCCAAGCGGCCAATTCTCACTCTTCTTCAAGGAAGGCTTCCGCGACCAACTATGCCGCTGCTCCGACTGCTTCcgcatcatcaaccagcacCCGCAACTCCtagaagaagaggaagtcTATGAGCCGCCCATCTCGGAAGAAGGCGGCTCCGAGCACGGGGCATCCACCCACGGCAGTGGCAGTCTCCTAGAGCGAGGCGAAAGCGCGCTCCGCAACGTAGATCGCGTGCGGGCCATTGAGGGTGTCATGGCGTACAACCACCTCAAGGAGCGGCTGAAACCCTTCTTCCAGCAGTTTGCGGAGAGTGGCAAGGCGGTAGGGGCAGAGGACATCAAGGCGTATTTTGCGAAGCTGCGTGGTGATGAGCAAGGTATCAAGGAGGCGGGACAGGCGGCTGCGGATTCAAAAGATGGTGAGGGGGGTGGCGGTGGAAGACAGGAGCAGAGTGGATATTAA